Below is a window of Vulpes vulpes isolate BD-2025 chromosome 14, VulVul3, whole genome shotgun sequence DNA.
GGGGTTGTCAAGACCTTTCTGTGGTCTGGGCTTCTtcacagcatggtggctgggTCTTAAGACACAGAAGTGGAAACTGTTAGTTCTTAAGAACAGAACTGTTAGACGGGCACAACGTCACCATCACTGTATTCTGCTCATCAAACAGCCAGAGTCCAGATAAAGGGGAGAAGGTATAGATACCAGCTGTCAATGGGGCCAAGTTTTAGAACCTtcacatctataaaaaaaatatatacaaaacgGGCACAACTACACAATGGAGACCTGTTGTTTGTGTCAACCCAAGCCTCCCTTCTTCCAGCAACAGAActcctgttttccttctggaGATCCTTTCTTTCTGGAAGATCCACTCATAAACCCACATTTCAACTCCTCATCCATAAAAACACATGATTGAATTATGCTACTATTTCCTAATAGTCTAAAAGTTCCAAATCTTCAAAAAGCATGCTACTAACCATTCTGAATGGCAAATGAAACAAGGCTGGAGaaggattaaaaacaaattatggcCCTATTTTGAAGCTCCTCAAGTTAAGAGGACTTTAGACTTAAccacatgacttgctttggccaatagaaCCTGACAGACATGGCACCAGCAGGAACTTAAAGAGCACTTGCATGTTGGGGCTTACCTGGTCCTGCCTACTAGGTGCTGGCAACATGCAGCCCAGCTGCCCCATTGGCTGGCCAACCACCTGACAAGTGGGTGAGGTTATCCCAAGGGCTCCTAGCCAATCTGCCAACTCACCTCAGCCACATCAAAGCCCAGATGAAATGAAGTAGAACACCCAGCTGAGCATGGCCCAATTGCCAAGCCACCCCTTCAGAagctaataaatgtttattaaaggtACTAAATTTTGGAGTGGGTTTGTTATACAAGTTAATGACTGATAAAAGGCCCATTTACTATCCCTGACCTAGGCCAACCCCTCATACAGATAAGTAAACAGAGACCTAGCAAGGAACaagacttgcccagggtcacaaaCCTTATCGGCAACAGTACAAGGAAGAAAGCCTTGCTTCACAATCCAATAAACCCACTGGCTGTGATATTCCTTCAAGGAGCTGCCAGGATCACAAATGAGGCTCCAGATCTTTAAAACACCTAGGGAATATCAGTCCTATGGGCAAAATCTGATatactttttcatctctttttggttttcagaggttaaacaaatacacaaaacctGATCAGAATGGAATGGGAGAGGTCTTTCCTGCCCTAGATATGGGGAGGATGGGCAGGGGTAAGCAGGGTTCTGTGGATACGAATTCCCTCTCAAGCCAGTTTAGGAGCTTTTCTGGGGTGCCAGGATGGGGATCTCAATCTGTCCAGCATATGTCCTGGTGCCAGGGTGATCAGCAGGggcctctgggggcgggggggcagctcCTTCTTGCCCTGGAAAGGATCTTCCCTGCTCTTCTGCCTAGCATACTACAGAAGCCCAGAGCCTCTCCTTTCTACCCATCGCCCAAGCACCAAAAAGTGAGTGCCTCAGTCAAGCACTACTGAGTAGGGCCTTGTAGAGTCTGAAAATGTTATTACAGTGCAATGGGCACAGAGCACTGGGCTCTGGGGGCACAGGAACATGGTGCTGGCCCTCAGGATGAAGTCCACCAAGGTCCAACAATCTCTTCTTTGGACTCTGCCCAAGTTCCAGTCCAGGGCAGTGTACAAGGTAGGGACACAAAGACCTGTACACGTATGCAAGGGAGTCTGCTAGAACTGGGCTCTGGCCTTCCGGACAGCAAGCATACACTGGGAGTACAGGGACTAGAGGGCTCTTTGGGAGAGTGTGATATTCCCTGTGGACCTAGCCCTTTTTGCTGGACACCTTCTTGCTCTAGAATGAAGCCTTTTGAGTAATCTGGGCCAGGGCCCAGTCCAGTTCCAAGGGCTGTTTTTCACCCGAGGTCTGATCTCTCAGAGACTGAAGGTCTTAGCCTCTACACTCTCTCTCCCTACTGCCTAGGATCTCTGGCAGGCACATATATGGGGACTGTGATACCACTGGGCAGCTATAGCTCCAAATGGGCAGTAACTGCTCCACGGCACAGAAGAGGCAACAGCCAAGCAGGGATGGGGGCATCTGGCACAGCGTGGGTCCAGAACTCTGGCAGTCTTAATGGCTGGCTTATTAGTCCCCTGCACAGCTTGGGAATGTATACCCATACTCAGTCTTCAGACTGCTAGCCTGTCAATGGCAGGCAGGAAGACTGCTCAAGGAGGGAGCCATGAGACAACAAAGACTTCCCTGGATGATTCCATACCCAGAGTAACCTAGCCTGAGTGCTATCTCAAGCCCATCCTCTATCCAAAACCTGGAGCCAAAGCCCAGAGGAGGTTTGATGGAGGCTGTGTTGTAGAACTGCTTGTCCAAAAAGGTATTTTTAGTAAGGATTCCAGCAGGCCTGAGACTTTGAAGAACATGTAAAGATGGAGGAAGAACCCAAAATCCTTTGTGATAATGGGACCAAATTTCCAGTGTTGGGGAAGGCTGCCTAGAAGACAGAATAAACAACTTGTGAAGAGCAGTAGGCTGATCAGAAATACTTCTCAAGGGTACCTTGGTGacttatctgcctttggctcaggtcatgatcctgggggtcctgggatcgagtcccgcattgggctccccacagggtgtctgcttctgtctctgcctctctctctgtctctcatgaataaataaaatctttaaaaagaaagaccgAGAGACTTCTCAAAGGTATCAACACTAGAAAAGCAGTTTAATTATGAGTGGTAATTTCTTAGGGGGAAAAAGTAGGAGCAAGAGTACGTGCTAGACTCTGGAACAAAGCCCCACACCAGAGACCAGCCCAAGTGGCCACACCTTAATCACCCAGTTCACAGGTCCGGAGAAGGCACTCGGAACCCATGAGTTACTCAAAAAGATCTGCTATGGCAGGTGACCTCTCCTGGGAATTTGAACACAGGGGAATTGGTCAACTTGTAAGGTGAAGTTAGTACAGAAATGGAAATTTGAAGGAATATCGCCAGAGAACAGAACAAACACCTGGATAGATGGCCTAAGACTGGCAGAGGCAGGCACAGGTACTCCGACGCGAACTTCCTACTGCTTGAGGTAACTGGAGTGGGGCTCAATTTCTTGCTGCCTAGGAGAATGAAGGACCTGTTTTGAGTGGGCCAGGAAAGAGGTGGGAAGAACAAGAGGCAGGAGAGGCCAGGGCATACATGATCACGTGCAGGAGTAAGGGTATTGTCCTGATAGTGAGCAGTCAGGTAAGGGTTTCACAGGGAAGAGACAGGACTCAGAAAAAGCACTGTGGTGGCCAGTGGgaaatgggggagggagaagccagaGACTGGGAGGCTGGTGAGAGGACAAGCCCGAGTAAAAAAAACATAATGTCCTCAACTatgacagggaaagagaggaagaggtggaTTCTAAAATCATCTCAGAGCAGGGAAAAACGAGACTGAGTGAGAAGCTGAAACCTGGACCTACCACTGCCTAAGTGGGTCACAACTGCTTGACATTTCAGCCACCAGGGACATCTGACCCTCCCCAACAACCCTACTGGccatttttatccccattttagttgtggaaactaaggcccagataGACCAGTAAAACTCACCATGGACAGCTGCTCCCTAGACAGGagtgagggaggaaaaagaatagggtgagggcagccctggtggcgcagcggtttagcgccacctgcagcccagggtgtgatcctggagacccgggatcgagtcccatgtcgggctccctgcatggagcctgcttctccctctgcctgtgtctttgcctctctctgtgtatctctcatgaataaataaataaaatcttaaaaaaaagaaaaaaaaagaaaaatagggtgAAACCGACTAGACCAGACTCTGGCTAGGCAGGAGGGCCCAGGTACTTTGAGAAAACACAAACCATCCCATCTCAGAGCAAGTTGGGATCCAATCTCTTTATTGTCCGGGTACCCTCCCAACTCCAAACCTATAGAAAAACTCCAAGCCTGGGAGTGTTCTGGGAGGGGAGGTAGAGTGTGGGGAAACCTCTGTGTTCTGCCCTCTGGCCTGGGCAGTGCCAACAGGGAGGGCGTGTGGGGACGGGAGGCTGATAACTCCACCTGCAGAGGATGTGGCACTGGCTGGGATGTGTGGGGGAGGAGGTGCCTGCTGCCAGCTCTCCTGGGACCTGCCGGGGGTGGTCTCCAGGGTTGGGTGCCCAGCTTTAGGCCTGGTACAGTGCACGCCCTTCTCCTGCCGGTGGCCATCGCTCCTGTCaggctgagaaagagagagacaaaggagagaCTGAGGCTGGGAGGAAGAGCCCCTGGTACTCTTGATAATTGGGGTTGGGAAGACAAAAGGGAATGGTGTTTGCTATCTGCAGACAGAGATATACCTACACTCTGGCTCTGGCCTTCTAATTTTCTGGCCATGCAACCTTGggtcagtctctctctccctgagtcTCCATTTCTTCACCTGAGCCCTGCACATCATCTGTGAACTGGCTTCATGAGGTAAAACTTAGCCTCCCTGGTAAAACCAACCAGGAAGCTCCCAGAGGACAGACTGCAGATACAGAATTTCCGAAACTGGGACAATCTTGCTGGTGGAGCAGCTCATAGCATGGAGGTGTCATATGTAGCTGTGCTGTTTTGAGGCCTTCCTCTACCCACGCCTGTCTTACCCTGAACAGAGTCCCCCAAGGAAAGGGGCAGAGCAGGGTGGTGAACACCAGCCAGGGAGTAGGCTTTGAGTCCACATAACACTGGACTCAAATTTAGGCTCCACCAATCACCACGTTGGGACTGGTGGGATACTACCAGGGGGATGctacccccccccgccccgccccacttTGGTGCCTTTGTTCCCACCTCCATGATGCTAGCATAATCACAACTTTGCAGGGCTGGGATAGTTTCTGGCACAGAGGGCATTTCTTCTGGCTGGATCATGTCCCAGCCCCTAAGCCCAGCACAACCATCACCCTCTAATGATGAACAGCAGGCAAGGAATTCTCTTACCATGCAGAATGGGGGCTATGGCCACAGGAGGCTCCTGGCCATCTCCCACAGACTGAGGACCACCAGAGCCCTGTGCTTTGCTAAGCGGTTCCCTTGTATGCCTCTTCCTCAATCCTGAACAGACTTAGCTACATACTATCAACTCTTCCATCACACCCCTCTTTGACTACCCAGTTCTCCAGCCCATCATCAGGTTCATGCTGATGGTCTGTATCTTCTTCCATCAGACTCACAGCTCCTCAAGGGTGGAGGAGATGGGCAACACGGCTCAGAGTGCGCCAAGGGAACCCCTGCAGGGCTGGCCCGGCTAGCCCATCCATGACTCCTGCTTTTACTACAAAGAAACGTGGGAGAATGGCTTAGGATAGAGGGGCCTTCCTTGTTGGGCATAGTATGACCCATGCCAGGTCTGCTTCACGGCATGCCTGCCATTTCACTTCACCCGCTGACCACCAGGACCCCCGTACCTGCTTACTGCAAGGCCCCATCCTCCGCGTCTGTGTCCTGGCTGTGCTCCTGATAGGGAGGAGGCAACAAGAGATCATATATCATTCACTACCAACTCTGTGTTGTCCCTGAGGCCCTGAGCACATCTGGAGACCATACTCCAAAAGAGGGATAGACAGCCAAGGGGAATGATTATGGGAACAGTTTCCATATAGCTGGCTTGGGATCCTGAAAAGAAAGACCCTCTGTGTAGAAACATGTCCCCCGCTATACCTAGAACGTCCTTGACTGGTCccttctcttttttggggggcccTCAGACCAGCTCCCCATCTTTGGGGCATCTAAGCCTTTGTTAGAAGACTACTATGCCTAAGAGAGTAATTGGATCAAAAAAGGAGAGATGAGCTGGGGGCATGAGGAGGACCTCTTAACTATGGTGGCCATGAGCCCTTATGTTTTAGTGCCAAAACCCAGTtatcaatgaaaaggaaaaagttccAGATCTGGTAAAGAAGTCTTGGCTCTAATTCTGGCTCAGCCTCTATTAGTTATAAAGCTCCAAACAAGTTACTCtactcctctgagcctcagtttcctcactgagTAAAAAGGTGGGAAGAATAATATTTGCACAGTGCAAGGCTGTTGTTATGGTTACATTAAGTTAAAAACTACAAGGCCTAGTGCTCATTAGGTGCCCATTAGGTAATGCATAGTAAGCACACAACAGTTATCTCACATACTGAGTCTGGTCTACCTTCCTACTTACACGCTCCTGCCAACAGCCTCCTGGTTCCAATACCAGAGAGATCCTTCCAGGCCTCCCTCAAGAGAACCTGTTTCCTACTTAAGCAGTAATGGCTTTTAGAAAAGCCTCAGGTAGAGTGGACAGCCAAACTTCCTGTGGCTTTCCCAGGCAATTCCAGTCCTGGCCCCCCGGAACTTTACAGACTATGTGTGCTCCCTTGAGCCACTTGACTCTTCCCTCCTCCAGATTATGTAGAAAGTGAATCTAGAATGGGCTCTGGACTAAAGAGAGGTTTACTTTAGTGGGAATTCTGACTGGCAGCTGAAGCAGACATGCCCCTGCTCTTCCTCACAGGGCTAGAATCtcaagagaaagagggaggaagagactcACAGGGCCACTGTCCAGCTTGTTCCCCCTACCACTGCTGCCCTCCTGCAAGCCCCTCCCCAGCTGTGCCCTCACCAGCTCTTCCTCACTGTGCGTCAGCAGCCCCTCCTCATCGCCGTCGTCTCGAGCCTGTGCTTCTCCCTGGGGTGTGCCTGCTTCAGAAGCTGTGTCCTCCTGGGGGGCAGGTGGCCGGCTGCTGCCACCACTACTGCCCCCACCACTGCCACTGCTGCTGTCGCCCTTCTTCTTGCCATCTTGGGGGAAAAGGGGTAGGAAGAAGGGAATAAAACTCAGCCTAGGGCAGCTGCCCAGGGTAATAGCAGAAGGTAAGCCTCACCATGGTGGATCCATGGACAATCTATACCCTGTGCACTGTCCTTGCCCCATGCTCTGTCCTGTACCCATGGTCACTGAGCTAGGCAAGGACCCTTGGAAGCTGACCTGGGTTAGCCTTCTGCTCCTCGGCAATCTGCTCCAAGCGGCCCAGTAGAGCGTCGATGTTGGACTTGATCTGTGTCAGCTCTGTCTTGATGGTCTGCAGCTCACTGCTCTTTACTGGGAGCGAAAGGAGCATAGGGCTGTCACCCAGGGACTGGGAACTTGACACTAACATAAGACCCTAGCCCCCTTCTGCCAACTCAGAAGGCAGGCCAGTGGTAGGAACTGTCTCATCTGTGGTTCTTTGGCAGAGAAAAAGGTTGGAGCTGGCCATGGCCTTCACTCCAAGACTTCTGAGGCCACGTGCATAGTAACCAGCCCACCTTTCTGAACTTGGGGACTTCCCCCCTTTGATCTCAACTCCTGAAAGGGACTAGAGATGGTAAGAATGCAGGTGTGATATGCACTTGAGCAAgcatatgtgttttgtttttcctagtgTTATAGATAGGATGATGCCTAGATTTCAGGTACATAAATGTGTTTTATCATCAGATTTCCTGGGTGCCTGACTGCAGCATGTGTACACCAGAGTGAACATGGAGTAGTGGGCCTGGGCAAATTTGCCCTTACTAGAGAAAAAAGGACACCTTGTCCCTACTGGGTTCCATGGGACAGCACTGGACATTTCTGTGTCCAACCCAAGCCCCTCCTCATCAAATGTCAGCCTTTTCCTCTTAGAAATGCATAAAAATACTCACTTGGTTGTGGCAGAGCTGCGCGACTGTGGGAGATTTGTTCCTTCATCTATTTTCCAATGTAAAAATATGTGATTCTATTATTTtgctaatgagaaaaataaaaatgatctatgAAGAAGTTCTAGTCACTCACACTTGATCTTGGCTGAGCCGGCAGTAATGGCTGTGGAGCGGGCAAAGAGCTTGACAGGTATGGTGGTTTTGACGCGCCGGACCAAGGGGACTGTGACCCGTGGTCGCTTCACAGGGACCGCCCTGGGCACTGGCACAGGTGACAGGCGGCCCCTATAGTCGAAGAGCCTGTAGGGGCAAATGGGCCAGAGGCTGGAGCATGGCCTGTGGCCACCAGAGGGCACTGCGACTCTAGACCAACATGCGGCTGGTGGGCAGCCTACACTCTACACCTCTACCGACCTAACAAGCCACCTGAGGGTAAAGAGGAAAGGCTTTCCAGGCCTTAAAAGCCACTGAGACTCTCATTACATCCACCTTTCCTACCAGCCAGGTTGGGTAAGGGCAGGTGAGTGGTAATGGTTATAGTCCCGGTTCACAAAAGGAGCCAACAGACCAGCCCCA
It encodes the following:
- the RALY gene encoding RNA-binding protein Raly isoform X3; the protein is MSLKIQTSNVTNKNDPKSINSRVFIGNLNTAVVKKSDVETIFSKYGRVAGCSVHKGYAFVQYANERHARAAVLGENGRVLAGQTLDINMAGEPKPNRPKGLKRAASAIYRLFDYRGRLSPVPVPRAVPVKRPRVTVPLVRRVKTTIPVKLFARSTAITAGSAKIKLKSSELQTIKTELTQIKSNIDALLGRLEQIAEEQKANPDGKKKGDSSSGSGGGSSGGSSRPPAPQEDTASEAGTPQGEAQARDDGDEEGLLTHSEEELEHSQDTDAEDGALQ
- the RALY gene encoding RNA-binding protein Raly isoform X2, which gives rise to MSLKIQTSNVTNKNDPKSINSRVFIGNLNTAVVKKSDVETIFSKYGRVAGCSVHKGYAFVQYANERHARAAVLGENGRVLAGQTLDINMAGEPKPNRPKGLKRAASAIYSGYSFDYDYYRDDFYDRLFDYRGRLSPVPVPRAVPVKRPRVTVPLVRRVKTTIPVKLFARSTAITAGSAKIKLKSSELQTIKTELTQIKSNIDALLGRLEQIAEEQKANPDGKKKGDSSSGSGGGSSGGSSRPPAPQEDTASEAGTPQGEAQARDDGDEEGLLTHSEEELEHSQDTDAEDGALQ
- the RALY gene encoding RNA-binding protein Raly isoform X1, producing the protein MSLKIQTSNVTNKNDPKSINSRVFIGNLNTAVVKKSDVETIFSKYGRVAGCSVHKGYAFVQYANERHARAAVLGENGRVLAGQTLDINMAGEPKPNRPKGLKRAASAIYSGYSFDYDYYRDDFYDRLFDYRGRLSPVPVPRAVPVKRPRVTVPLVRRVKTTIPVKLFARSTAITAGSAKIKLKSSELQTIKTELTQIKSNIDALLGRLEQIAEEQKANPDGKKKGDSSSGSGGGSSGGSSRPPAPQEDTASEAGTPQGEAQARDDGDEEGLLTHSEEELPDRSDGHRQEKGVHCTRPKAGHPTLETTPGRSQESWQQAPPPPHIPASATSSAGGVISLPSPHALPVGTAQARGQNTEVSPHSTSPPRTLPGLEFFYRFGVGRVPGQ